TTCTAAAACCGAAGGTTAACCGGATAATTATTTGGGTCACAAATCGAAACTTAAATTATATATACATATTAATTTTTAATATAATAGACCTAAAATAATTATAGTAAATATGATACATATTAGAATAAGAACATATAAAACATTAGAAATATTAACTAAATTTTTTGTTCATCCTTTTATGGATTTTTGATAATTTGATAGTTTTTTATCCCTTTCAATAAATTGAAGACCCAATCCGACTTTATGATTGGTTCATCGGACTGGTTCGGTTTTAAAAACATTTGTTCTCATTTGTTTTGTCTTTTTCATCAGAAAATGTTCATGACTGGATTCTCTGGAGACCTTGAAGCAGCGCATGCCAAGGGAACACAGCTGGCTGGTGAAGCCATAGCTAATGTCAGAACAGTAGCAGCTTTCAACTCAGAGGCAAAGATTGTTCGTCTCTACACTGCAAACCTCGAACCACCACTGAAACGCTGCTTCTGGAAAGGACAGATCGCTGGAAGTGGCTACGGTGTAGCTCAGTTCTGTCTCTACGCATCTTACGCTCTAGGGCTATGGTACGCGTCGTGGCTTGTGAAACACGGCATCTCCGACTTCTCCAAAACCATAAGAGTCTTCATGGTTCTGATGGTCTCAGCTAACGGTGCAGCAGAGACGCTCACACTAGCTCCTGATTTCATCAAAGGCGGTCAGGCAATGAGGTCTGTTTTCGAACTTCTTGATCGAAAAACCGAGATCGAACCGGATGATCTCGATACCACGCCGGTTCCAGACCGGTTACGCGGCGAAGTCGAGCTGAAACACATTGATTTCTCTTACCCGTCGAGACCAGACATACAAGTTTTCCGTGACCTTAGCCTTCGTGCTAGAGCTGGCAAGACTCTGGCCCTTGTCGGTCCGAGTGGGTGCGGTAAAAGTTCGGTCATCTCCCTCATCCAGAGATTCTACGAACCGTCCTCAGGCCGTGTCCTGATAGACGGGAAAGACATAAGGAAGTACAACTTGAAGGCCATAAGGAAACACATTGCCATAGTCCCTCAAGAGCCTTGCTTGTTCGGCACGACAATATACGAAAACATCGCATACGGACACGAATGCGCGACAGAAGCAGAGATCATCCAAGCCGCGACGCTAGCCAGCGCGCACAAGTTCATATCCGCGTTGCCTGATGGCTACAAGACTTATGTCGGCGAGAGAGGCGTTCAGCTGTCGGGAGGACAGAAACAGAGGATAGCGATAGCTCGTGCCTTGGTGAGGAAGGCAGAGATCATGCTGCTTGATGAGGCCACAAGTGCTCTTGATGCAGAGTCAGAGAGGTCGGTGCAAGAAGCATTGGACCAGGCTTGTTCTGGTAGAACGTCCATTGTCGTGGCTCATAGGTTGTCTACAATCAGGAACGCACATGTTATCGCGGTGATTGATGATGGTAAAGTTGCGGAACAAGGTTCGCATTCTCATCTTCTCAAGAACTATCCTGATGGAATCTACGCGAGGATGATACAGTTGCAGAGGTTTACGCATACTCAGGTGATTGGTATGACGTCAGGGTCGAGTTCTAGGGTTAATAAGGAAGATGATGCTTAGTACTTGCTACTTTGGTCATATAGAAGAAGAGAGAACAGAGTGAAAAAAAAAAGACAACACGTACTAGAACATGTTCTGTATAAACTCTGCGAGCTCATTTTTCTTCTTTTTATGTTGTAATTTTGAGGTTACTTTATTTTTGGAACTACGTTTCAGAATTGATATAGTGTTATTATTATTGTGTATTATTATGATTAATCTAATTATTGTTCATCTGTGTAATATCAATTTATCCCTAAGCAATCTACGAGCCTTCCTAGTGAAGTGAAGATGAAAACAGTGGCCGATGCATAACTCTAACGAAAGATAAAAATTTGAGATCAGTTTAATCTTGATCATAAAATTATATTGTCCGTGAATGGTTTAATTAAATGTTTATTAATAATTATACATTGCAAAATTTGGATGCAAACATTTAGCATATACAAATTAATGGGAAAAATGTTTCTAAAAAAATCTTTTGATTATGATGTGCAAATAGAATCGTCAGATATAAATTTTCAAGTGTGGTGTTAAATGTAAATAAAACCGCTTAACATAGGTCCTCGTGAAAAAGAATGTAGAATTTTCAGTCATCATATTATAATTTTCATAATTGTAATAGAATACTAAATCAGTTTTAAGAACCCGTATAGTCATTGAGTGCACACGATATTACACAGTATACATATTCATTTGGTTTGTTCTAGATTTCAGGATAAGCCTAACTTTAGAATCATGAGATCCGTTCTAGACAAAAGAAGTGACGAAATGTGATCTTTTAAGTTATGTAATCGTATAGTTTTGATGAGTTTTTGAATGTTTTGGGTCTACAACTTAATTTTAAAATCTTCTTGTGGAGAAATCATGGCTTTTTTTAAGTAGATCATGATTAGTAAAGTAAATATATACAAAAGCTGATAGAGTTTTTTTGACAATATTGTCGAAAAGGGATGCTTTGATGTATAGACACACGAACATACGTGGGGAACAAAATGATGAAGATGAGAAAACAAAAAATGAGGAAAAGAAGATGGGTCCAAAAAGGACATTAGACGAGATGATGATGATGATGAGAAAACACAAAGCAAAAGAACAAAAAGAAATGAAAAGACAACATTTTCTTTTGTGTTTATATGACTTTCTATGAGAAATTCTTGATTTCGTTTCTTTGTGTAATACACGCGTGCGACCATAAATACATGTATGCATTTAAATGATGATGATGGCGACTAGTTTGTTTTAGTTGTAATGCATTTCATAAGGGAAGTTATAGTGGAGGATAAGAATTAAGAAGCATGTAGCTCTTCATTCGGCACATGTGTAGGTTTATCCACAATCTTGTTCAACAAAACTTTTGGATATAGGAACGAGTAATCAAAAAAAAAATTTTGAACAACTGTGGGATCCGGCGACTGGGATCAACCAACTAATTCCGCGAGTCTGACGGCATTCTACGTATTCTCGCCGTTTAAAGCAGCTCGAATGGCCAGCAGAGATTAAACCAGGATTTCGCCGTATTAGATTTATTTTTCCTCAAACGAATAATCAAATTAGTTTAATCTAAATTTACATCTACAATATACACAAAAATAATAAGGTGTAAAGAATGAAAAATGTATTAAAAAAATTCATTTTTGACCACCAAAATGGAAAAGGTCAATACTTTAAGTCTTTAGGTTCAGAAAATAACATTTTAAAATGTGATTTTCCCATAATGTATATAACTAAAATCACTATTTAAACTGTCATTAAATTGAAAAATGTCATGTTTTGGTTTGGAGATATCTAGTAGTTTCATATTTTTTAATATATCTAATTAGTTTTCAATATTTTAGTCATCCAGATAGAAAAAAAAAGATCCATATTTGATCAACTGTCTGGATTGATTCATACAATTAATTAATTATCAGTATGAGATTCATTGCATTCCTATGCTTATGCATGAACATGTGATGTTGCGGGAACAATATCTACTGCTATTTTGAGGTTAACAACGACTTACCAGTTTTGTATATAGATCGTCGCATTTATAAGGTTAACGACTTGAATAGAAATATCGCATGTTTAGGTCCATTTTAGCAAGAAGCGTTAGAGAAGTGAGAGCAAGCTCATTAGCAAGTTTTTTTTTTCGTTAGCAAGCTTATTCGGCACCATTCACAAGTAGAATGTTTCAGTGACATTTTTGATAAACGGGTAATCAGAACAAAACAAAAAAAAACATATAATTAATTTAGGAATTATATAGTTTAACTACTAAGGACCATCTACCAACAACAATTAGGTTCCATAAACTGTAGACTAATGAGAAACAAAACAAAACTGAAGTAAACTCAAGCAGCCATGAGCTTTGGACCATTGTCCGGCATTCCCATTCCAGCGGCTAAATCTGCATCGAGTTGCGAGTGTGGCGCTGGTCCATTCATTATCTTCATACTGCAACAATCACAAACAATCCAAATGGAGAAAACAAAGTCAAATCAGTTCATGCACACACACACACACACAAGTTATTCAAACCACATTACTAATTATTAGGCTCAGTTAAACTTCTAATCCAGGGGGACATGCGTAGATCAAGAAAACAATCAAAGAAAGGTATAAGAAAATAACAATTGCTCATAATTTTTCAGAGCTTGATTAACATCACAAGCAGCACATATTTAAGTAATAAAAATAGCAATCGCTCAGACTTTTTGACAGCTTGAACATCAGACGAGCAGGACAGATATAATGTCGTTAAGTCTAGTGACCGTTTTCGATATTACTATTACTACAAAAACAAACTTCCACAAGAACAAAAAGGAGAACCAAAAAGAAAGACGAGGAAGGATCCTACTTACCGCTTCTTATGTTTCTTCGTCTTGAAATGATCATCTCGCACAGACGCCTTGGAGAAGTACCGACTGAAACATATCAAGTCACGACAAAAAAAAAACACAACTGCATCAGACAAAACACACATATGCCTGATTCAAACAAAACAAATGAATCAATCTGGAACAGAACCAGAAAAATAAATGTCAAGGAACCAAACAAAGATTAGAGAAACATATCATTTTATGACAAAAAACACAACTGAATCAGAGAAACACAGACGTCTGATTCAAACATAACATATCATCAGAAAAAAAAAAAAAAAACTAGAATTAATAAAACATCTTACTCGCAATGCAAGCAGTAGAATTGACCCATCCCAGGCAAATCCTCGTTCAGCTCCAAAGGCTTTGTCTCCGTCTCAGGTTTACGCAGCTCAGTGTACACTAAATCGTCGCCTTTGACTTCGAATTTGTCACGGCGAGCTGTTTTGTGAGACAAACGCCTCTTCTTCACCTTCCTCGTCGGACATCTACCCATTTTATATTCCTAAGTGTTGGTGAAATCGGAATCGGAATCGTCAGTGTGCGAATTGTCACTTACGGTTAGGAGGAGATGGAGACGACGATGCGGAAGAGAAACCCTAGAAGAGTCTTGCTTTGGGTATAAATTAACCTAATTTTGGCGGTTTGAATGTAACCCAATGTGGCTGACATGAGGCCCATCTTAATGAAAGGTTTTACAAAGGCCCATGGATTATTAACTCGGCCTCGTTTACATTTTTGACAGCACGAAAGGATTTGTTTGATGAGTCATTTAAAATTTTAAATCCTTTTTTTTTTTTTTTGACAACACGAGTCATTTAAATTTAAAATCTGATTTACACTATAAGATTATTATGGAAGAGTCATTTTATAAGTTTAATAGGTTGGATAAAATTTGGAATAAATATGAAGAGAAATAGATTTTTGGACTCTAAAAACACATGAAATAAAGACAAATCTTACAAATTCATATCTGTAATTTCATAATTATGTCATTTATTGGATCAGAAGAAACAAATTCAACACAACGCAACGAAACATGATTTTGACATAATGTAAAAGGAGGAATGGAACACAATTACGCTACTCTTTGAGACATTTTTTTACTGTTGATTCTGTTGAAAAAAACATATTTATACTGTTAATTCACTTGAAAAACATACTTTCTCCGCTTTTTTTATATGTGAGGATTGTGCACATAGATTAAACATTTAATTTTCTAAACAAAAACATTATTAATTGTTTACCTAACCACAATTTAACCAATAATAAAATAGAAACTATAATAACATTGGTCATCTATTAATAAATTTTACATTGAAATTTAAAAACGTCAAATAATTTGGAACAAAAAAAATTCCTCTAAAACGTCAAATATAAAAAAAAAAACTGAGGGAGTATTAATTTACTTTTCACTCACGGAACTCACATAGTTAACAAGACAGTTCCTCATGTTCTTATTAGATAGACACTTCTTCGCTGCTTCCATCGTTCCATGGATGTGAAATCTCAATCAAAGTTGTTTATAAAATCAATAGTTTCTCTATAAAGAACCATACTTATTTTGTATCCTTCTTTTTCATAATCTACCCAAAGAAATCAATAACCAGACTTTTTCATAATCTGGTTTTCATAACCAGACTTTTTCATAATCTACCAAAATCAATAGTTTCTCTATAAAGAAATCTCAATCAAAGTTGTTTATAAAATCACACTTCTTAGCTTCTTTTTCTTTGAAATGTGCATATAGTTAGATATTAATACATGCACATTCTTTTTGGTAGTTTGTTGATATATGCACCTTACACACACGTATTGTTAGAATTGCGTGAGCCCATGTCCAACTATATATTATCCGATTAGTACGATATTGTTCACTTTGGACCTAATTAGCTGGCTCGCATGGATTTACTTTTGGGCTTTTTCCCAAAAGGTCTCGTACTAATTAGAGTTGAATATCTCTTTATATATTAGACATTTTTTGTCTAATTCTCCAACATGGGACTTAGTTTTGATATATCACATTTTTCCCCTCAAATTAAGGACCATATTCATCTCGTGTCCCACGACTGACTTTCAGGATCTTCTGACTTGATCTCTGCCACATACCTCCAAATCTTAACTCGATGGGTCCAGTTCCTATTCGAAGGGTATTTTGGTCTTCTTGCAGATTTTTCGTCAACATGGCTCTGATACCAATTGTTGGAATTGTGTGAGCTCATGTCCAACTCTATATTATCCAATTAGTATGATATTGTTCAACTAGTATGATATTGTTCAACTAGTATGATATTGTTCAATTTAGACATAATTGGCCGGCCCGCATGAATTTACTTTTGGATTCTTTTCCAAAAAAAACTTCGTTAGAATTGGACATCTAAATTTTTCCAATTTGATACTTAGTACCACTTATAAAAATAGGTCAAACTACTCAAAAATTACAACCATGTGCGATTGTTTCTTCTTGTATTTTAAAATATGATCTGATCTTTTATGAGTTAAATGAGCTTATTATGTATCCAAATAAAATACCACTTATATATTTCAAGCATCACAGTTATCTTAGAAATCAAAGTAGCATAAATAATTAAATACAAAGATAGGAACGAATTTACAATACAAGATTATTTTACTATTATCTGAATCCACTGATTATAGTTTGTCCATTACTTTCGTAAACATTTTTTATGAGTGAATAGATCTAGCTATTAATAAAATAACCAAATGCATTTAACCTTATAAGACTACTAAAACCGGCATATTTACATTGCTTCTATGATTAGGTCGCATTCAAGACCGTGATATGTAACTGAAGTTGGTTTCTTACAGGATGTATAAGTTGAGTGTATATTTATATTTTTACCTTAAATTGATTCAGATTCGGCTAGTCTGGACTCTAGTCATCAAGTGGTCAAAGATGAGAATTGACACCCTTTTTGTTTTCAAAGGCAATACATCACATCTATCTTATTAAAACTCATGTACATATTAAATTTATTTGGAAACATGTATAGCAATTTTTTAAAAAGTTTGTTTGGAAACATAAATTGTAGTTTTAAAAAAAAAATTGTTTGAAAACATGGATAACAATTTAAGAAAAAAAGTTTGTTTAGAAACATAGATTATAATTTTTTAAAAAATAGGTTTGTTTGGAAACA
The DNA window shown above is from Brassica oleracea var. oleracea cultivar TO1000 chromosome C3, BOL, whole genome shotgun sequence and carries:
- the LOC106332279 gene encoding zinc finger protein 593 homolog, encoding MGRCPTRKVKKRRLSHKTARRDKFEVKGDDLVYTELRKPETETKPLELNEDLPGMGQFYCLHCDRYFSKASVRDDHFKTKKHKKRMKIMNGPAPHSQLDADLAAGMGMPDNGPKLMAA